The Primulina huaijiensis isolate GDHJ02 chromosome 12, ASM1229523v2, whole genome shotgun sequence genome has a window encoding:
- the LOC140989888 gene encoding receptor-like protein 4 isoform X1 yields MCVYNLHNSQSFSVLFNLFTFSTVTHKTLSLVFFIHVTSRQETLKRTAPRRPTMSLLPLLLFFLLPCLSLSSPPFNYSLHIDCGGLVNSTDAFHTTWVSDRFYSGGATSVVSEPLHFLHQQEKTLRYFPISSGKKNCYSIPISAGSGRYFLRTFTVYDNFDGKSHSPSFDVSVEGTLVFSWRSPWPESVSRSGAYSDLFLYLDDPDVDLCFYSIATDSPVIGSLELIQIDTNAYAFDYARNSSNYILVNYGRFSSGSDQWGPGFSNDTDFFGRSWQSDAEFRLLSVSTTNGATIKAISAIQNVINVEQSPNYFPEMLYQTAITALGNGGGVLEYELPVDAKLDYLLWFHFAEIDVSVNKAGQRVFDVIVNGENISRVDVYKEVGGFAAYDWSHVVKNLSSTTLSVRLESVVGAPIICGLENYAIVPLDLKTVADQVIAMKALKESLRIPDRMGWNGDPCAPTTWDAWEGVTCHPTKDESTLVVSQIDLGSQGLKGYISEQINLLTSLVSLNLSSNSLGGSIPSGLGQKSLVKLDLSNNKLTGYIPDSLTSASLQLVFLNGNLLEGQVPEALYSIGLRGGTIDLYGNKELCGVPSLPNCSLIWGNNGLSTGAKVGIALSCLVVFSTLVLGIYCCISRRRNEYDFGFPHELMSLAAKRNRYHRQKSLMTLEMESQHAKGFIPTYNEN; encoded by the exons atgtgtGTATATAATTTACATAATTCCCAATCATTTTCTGTCTTATTCAATCTGTTTACATTTTCTACTGTAACTCACAAAACGCTCTCTCTTGTTTTCTTCATTCATGTGACGTCCAGACAAGAAACGTTAAAACGAACAGCTCCACGGAGACCTACAATGTCCCTTCTCCCTCTCCTCCTCTTCTTTCTCTTACCTTGTCTTTCTCTATCCTCTCCTCCCTTCA ACTACAGTCTACACATTGACTGCGGCGGCCTCGTGAATTCCACAGATGCTTTCCACACGACGTGGGTCTCCGACCGCTTCTACTCCGGCGGCGCCACCTCGGTCGTGTCGGAGCCTCTACACTTCCTCCACCAGCAAGAGAAGACTCTCCGCTACTTTCCCATATCTTCTGGTAAGAAGAACTGCTACTCAATCCCCATCTCTGCCGGCTCCGGCCGATACTTTCTCCGTACGTTCACTGTTTACGACAACTTCGATGGGAAGTCTCACTCGCCGTCTTTTGACGTCTCTGTTGAGGGTACTTTAGTCTTTTCGTGGCGTTCACCTTGGCCGGAATCGGTTTCGCGCTCCGGAGCTTATTCGGATCTGTTTTTATATCTTGATGACCCGGATGTTGATCTTTGCTTTTATAGTATTGCTACTGATTCTCCTGTTATTGGATCTTTGGAATTGATTCAAATTGACACCAACGCGTACGCTTTCGATTACGCGAGAAATTCAAGCAATTACATCCTGGTTAATTACGGCAGGTTTTCATCTGGGTCGGATCAATGGGGACCCGGATTCAGCAATGACACAGATTTCTTCGGCCGGTCATGGCAGTCTGATGCTGAATTCCGGCTACTATCCGTATCCACTACTAATGGAGCGACAATCAAAGCAATTTCGGCTATTCAGAACGTAATTAATGTCGAACAAAGCCCAAATTATTTCCCGGAAATGCTTTACCAGACCGCAATAACGGCTTTAGGAAACGGCGGTGGCGTGTTGGAGTATGAATTGCCAGTTGATGCCAAGCTCGATTACTTGTTATGGTTCCATTTTGCTGAGATAGATGTGAGTGTAAATAAAGCTGGACAGAGGGTGTTTGATGTGATAGTGAATGGAGAAAATATAAGTAGGGTGGATGTGTATAAGGAAGTGGGGGGATTCGCTGCATATGATTGGAGTCATGTAGTCAAGAATTTGAGTAGTACTACTTTGAGTGTGAGGTTGGAATCGGTGGTTGGGGCACCGATCATTTGTGGGCTCGAGAATTATGCAATCGTGCCACTAGATCTCAAAACAGTTGCTGATCAGG TTATTGCAATGAAAGCACTGAAGGAATCGCTTCGTATCCCAGACAGAATGGGGTGGAATGGAGACCCTTGTGCCCCTACCACTTGGGATGCTTGGGAGGGTGTTACCTGTCATCCCACTAAAGATGAATCTACCCTTGTTGTCTCCCAAAT AGATCTTGGGAGTCAAGGCTTGAAGGGATATATTAGTGAACAAATCAATCTTTTGACAAGCTTGGTAAGCCT GAATTTGAGTTCCAATTCTTTGGGAGGTAGTATACCCTCGGGATTGGGTCAAAAGTCTCTTGTGAAGTT GGATTTATCAAATAACAAATTGACTGGCTACATACCCGATAGTCTAACTTCAGCCAGCTTGCAGCTTGT GTTCTTGAATGGTAATTTGTTGGAGGGACAAGTTCCGGAAGCACTTTACTCGATTGGGCTCCGTGGTGGAACTATAGA CCTTTATGGTAACAAAGAATTATGTGGTGTACCCTCTCTACCGAATTGTTCGCTGATTTGGGGGAATAATGGCTTGTCTACTGGTGCAAAAGTTGGTATAGCTCTGTCATGTCTGGTGGTTTTTTCGACATTGGTTCTTGGTATATACTGCTGCATCAGTAGGCGGCGAAATGAATATGACTTTGGGTTTCCTCATGAACTAATGT CTCTTGCTGCGAAAAGAAACAGATATCACAGACAAAAATCCTTGATGACTCTTGAAATGGAAAGCCAACATGCCAAAGGATTCATACCGACCTATAATGAAAACTGA
- the LOC140989888 gene encoding receptor-like protein 4 isoform X2 has translation MCVYNLHNSQSFSVLFNLFTFSTVTHKTLSLVFFIHVTSRQETLKRTAPRRPTMSLLPLLLFFLLPCLSLSSPPFNYSLHIDCGGLVNSTDAFHTTWVSDRFYSGGATSVVSEPLHFLHQQEKTLRYFPISSVFSWRSPWPESVSRSGAYSDLFLYLDDPDVDLCFYSIATDSPVIGSLELIQIDTNAYAFDYARNSSNYILVNYGRFSSGSDQWGPGFSNDTDFFGRSWQSDAEFRLLSVSTTNGATIKAISAIQNVINVEQSPNYFPEMLYQTAITALGNGGGVLEYELPVDAKLDYLLWFHFAEIDVSVNKAGQRVFDVIVNGENISRVDVYKEVGGFAAYDWSHVVKNLSSTTLSVRLESVVGAPIICGLENYAIVPLDLKTVADQVIAMKALKESLRIPDRMGWNGDPCAPTTWDAWEGVTCHPTKDESTLVVSQIDLGSQGLKGYISEQINLLTSLVSLNLSSNSLGGSIPSGLGQKSLVKLDLSNNKLTGYIPDSLTSASLQLVFLNGNLLEGQVPEALYSIGLRGGTIDLYGNKELCGVPSLPNCSLIWGNNGLSTGAKVGIALSCLVVFSTLVLGIYCCISRRRNEYDFGFPHELMSLAAKRNRYHRQKSLMTLEMESQHAKGFIPTYNEN, from the exons atgtgtGTATATAATTTACATAATTCCCAATCATTTTCTGTCTTATTCAATCTGTTTACATTTTCTACTGTAACTCACAAAACGCTCTCTCTTGTTTTCTTCATTCATGTGACGTCCAGACAAGAAACGTTAAAACGAACAGCTCCACGGAGACCTACAATGTCCCTTCTCCCTCTCCTCCTCTTCTTTCTCTTACCTTGTCTTTCTCTATCCTCTCCTCCCTTCA ACTACAGTCTACACATTGACTGCGGCGGCCTCGTGAATTCCACAGATGCTTTCCACACGACGTGGGTCTCCGACCGCTTCTACTCCGGCGGCGCCACCTCGGTCGTGTCGGAGCCTCTACACTTCCTCCACCAGCAAGAGAAGACTCTCCGCTACTTTCCCATATCTTCTG TCTTTTCGTGGCGTTCACCTTGGCCGGAATCGGTTTCGCGCTCCGGAGCTTATTCGGATCTGTTTTTATATCTTGATGACCCGGATGTTGATCTTTGCTTTTATAGTATTGCTACTGATTCTCCTGTTATTGGATCTTTGGAATTGATTCAAATTGACACCAACGCGTACGCTTTCGATTACGCGAGAAATTCAAGCAATTACATCCTGGTTAATTACGGCAGGTTTTCATCTGGGTCGGATCAATGGGGACCCGGATTCAGCAATGACACAGATTTCTTCGGCCGGTCATGGCAGTCTGATGCTGAATTCCGGCTACTATCCGTATCCACTACTAATGGAGCGACAATCAAAGCAATTTCGGCTATTCAGAACGTAATTAATGTCGAACAAAGCCCAAATTATTTCCCGGAAATGCTTTACCAGACCGCAATAACGGCTTTAGGAAACGGCGGTGGCGTGTTGGAGTATGAATTGCCAGTTGATGCCAAGCTCGATTACTTGTTATGGTTCCATTTTGCTGAGATAGATGTGAGTGTAAATAAAGCTGGACAGAGGGTGTTTGATGTGATAGTGAATGGAGAAAATATAAGTAGGGTGGATGTGTATAAGGAAGTGGGGGGATTCGCTGCATATGATTGGAGTCATGTAGTCAAGAATTTGAGTAGTACTACTTTGAGTGTGAGGTTGGAATCGGTGGTTGGGGCACCGATCATTTGTGGGCTCGAGAATTATGCAATCGTGCCACTAGATCTCAAAACAGTTGCTGATCAGG TTATTGCAATGAAAGCACTGAAGGAATCGCTTCGTATCCCAGACAGAATGGGGTGGAATGGAGACCCTTGTGCCCCTACCACTTGGGATGCTTGGGAGGGTGTTACCTGTCATCCCACTAAAGATGAATCTACCCTTGTTGTCTCCCAAAT AGATCTTGGGAGTCAAGGCTTGAAGGGATATATTAGTGAACAAATCAATCTTTTGACAAGCTTGGTAAGCCT GAATTTGAGTTCCAATTCTTTGGGAGGTAGTATACCCTCGGGATTGGGTCAAAAGTCTCTTGTGAAGTT GGATTTATCAAATAACAAATTGACTGGCTACATACCCGATAGTCTAACTTCAGCCAGCTTGCAGCTTGT GTTCTTGAATGGTAATTTGTTGGAGGGACAAGTTCCGGAAGCACTTTACTCGATTGGGCTCCGTGGTGGAACTATAGA CCTTTATGGTAACAAAGAATTATGTGGTGTACCCTCTCTACCGAATTGTTCGCTGATTTGGGGGAATAATGGCTTGTCTACTGGTGCAAAAGTTGGTATAGCTCTGTCATGTCTGGTGGTTTTTTCGACATTGGTTCTTGGTATATACTGCTGCATCAGTAGGCGGCGAAATGAATATGACTTTGGGTTTCCTCATGAACTAATGT CTCTTGCTGCGAAAAGAAACAGATATCACAGACAAAAATCCTTGATGACTCTTGAAATGGAAAGCCAACATGCCAAAGGATTCATACCGACCTATAATGAAAACTGA